Proteins encoded within one genomic window of Festucalex cinctus isolate MCC-2025b chromosome 18, RoL_Fcin_1.0, whole genome shotgun sequence:
- the LOC144006774 gene encoding large ribosomal subunit protein uL23: MAPKAKKAAVPAKTEAKSKALKAKKAVLKGVHSQKKKKIRTSPTFRRPKTLRLRRQPKYPRKSAPRRNKLDHYAIIKFPLTTESAMKKIEDNNTLVFIVDVKANKHQIKHAVRKLYDIDVSKVNTLIRPDGEKKAYVRLAPDYDALDVANKIGII; the protein is encoded by the exons ATGGCACCGAAGGCGAAGAAGGCAG CGGTCCCCGCAAAGACGGAGGCCAAATCAAAGGCCCTGAAAGCCAAGAAAGCCGTTCTCAAAGGCGTCCACAgccagaaaaagaagaagatcaGGACTTCTCCCACCTTCCGTCGCCCCAAGACCCTCCGTCTGCGCCGGCAGCCCAAGTACCCCCGCAAGAGCGCCCCCCGCAGGAacaa GTTGGATCACTACGCCATCATCAAGTTCCCGCTGACCACCGAGTCGGCCATGAAGAAGATCGAGGACAACAACACTTTGGTGTTTATCGTAGACGTCAAGGCCAACAAGCACCAGATCAAACACGCCGTCAGGAAACTCTATGACATTGACGTCTCCAAAGTCAACACGCTCATCAG GCCCGACGGCGAGAAGAAAGCATACGTCCGCCTGGCGCCCGACTACGACGCGTTAGACGTTGCAAACAAG ATTGGCATCATCTAA